One stretch of Vulpes lagopus strain Blue_001 chromosome 12, ASM1834538v1, whole genome shotgun sequence DNA includes these proteins:
- the SH2D3C gene encoding SH2 domain-containing protein 3C isoform X1, with translation MTAVGRRCPALGPRGVAGEPEAGGDYVKFSKEKYILDSSPEKLHKELEEELKLSSTDLRSHAWYHGRIPREVSETLVQRNGDFLIRDSLTSLGDYVLTCRWRNQALHFKINKVVVKAGESYTHIQYLFEQESFDHVPALVRYHVGSRKAVSEQSGAIIYCPVNRTFPLRYLEACYGLGQGSSKAASPASPSGPKGGHMKRRSVTMTDGLTADKVTRSSDGCPASTSLPHPRESIRNCALSMDQIPDLHSPMSPISESPSSPAYSTVTRVHATSAAPSATALPASPVTRRSSEPQLCPGSTPKPPGESDKGPYASPSHTLCKASPSPSLSSYSDPDSGHYCQLQPPVRGSREWAMAEASGRQARSYGERLKELSENGASEGDWGRAFTAPVVEATSSFNPSTFQSLLIPKDNRPLEVGLLRKVKELLAEVDARTLARHVTKVDCLVARILGVTKEMQTLMGVRWGMELLTLPHGRQLRLDLLERFHTMSIMLAVDILGCTGSAEERAALLHKTIQLAAELRGTMGNMFSFAAVMGALDMAQIARLEQTWVTLRQRYTEGAILYEKKLKPFLKSLNEGKEGPPLSNTTFPHVLPLITLLECDSAPAEGPEPWGSTEHGVEVVLAHLEAARTVAHHGGLYHTNAEVKLQGFQARPELLEVFSTEFQMRLLWGSQGASSNQARRYEKFDKVLTALSHKLEPAVRSSEL, from the exons ATGACTGCAGTGGGACGAAGGTGCCCTGCACTGGGACCCAGAGG gGTTGCTGGAGAGCCAGAGGCTGGCGGGGACTACGTGAAG TTCTCCAAGGAGAAGTACATCCTGGATTCCTCGCCTGAGAAACTGCACAAGGAGTTGGAAGAGGAACTCAAACTCAGTAGCACAGACCTCCGCAGCCATGCCTGGTACCATGGCCGCATCCCCCGCGAG GTGTCAGAGACCCTGGTGCAGCGCAACGGTGACTTCCTCATCCGGGACTCTCTCACCAGCCTGGGTGACTATGTGCTCACATGCCGCTGGCGCAACCAGGCCTTGCACTTCAAAATCAACAAGGTAGTGGTGAAGGCCGGTGAGAGCTACACCCACATCCAGTACCTGTTTGAGCAGGAGAGCTTCGACCACGTGCCTGCCCTTGTGCGTTATCATGTGGGCAGCCGCAAGGCCGTGTCGGAGCAGAGCGGAGCCATCATCTACTGCCCTGTCAACCGCACCTTCCCGCTGCGCTACCTGGAGGCCTGCTAtggcctgggccagggcagcAGCAAGGCCGCCAGCCCCGCCAGCCCCTCGGGCCCCAAGGGCGGCCACATGAAGCGGCGCAGCGTCACCATGACCGACGGGCTCACCGCCGACAAGGTCACCCGCAGCAGCGATGGCTGCCCTGCCAG CACATCACTGCCTCACCCCCGGGAATCTATCCGCAACTGTGCCCTCAGCATGGACCAGATCCCAGACCTGCACTCACCCATGTCACCCATCTCTGAGAGTCCCAGCTCCCCCGCCTACAGTACTG TGACCCGTGTCCACGCCACCTCTGCAGCTCCCTCAGCCACAGCGCTGCCTGCCTCCCCCGTCACCCGCCGCTCCAGTGAACCCCAGCTGTGTCCCGGAAGTACCCCAAAGCCACCTGGGGAGTCGGACAAGGGTCCTTATGCCAGCCCCTCCCACACGCTCTGCAAGGCCTCCCCATCGCCATCACTCAGCAGCTACAGTGACCCGGACTCTGGCCATTACTGCCAGCTCCAGCCTCCTGTTCGTGGCAGCCGAGAGTGGGCAATGGCTGAGGCCTCTGGCCGGCAGGCCAGAAGCTATGGAGAGAGGCTAAAGGAACTGTCAGAGAATGGGGCGTCAGAGGGGGACTGGGGCAGGGCCTTCACAGCCCCCGTTGTGGAAGCCACCTCTTCCTTCAACCCATCCACCTTCCAGTCACTACTGATCCCCAAGGATAACCGGCCACTGGAGGTGGGCCTCCTGCGCAAGGTCAAGGAGCTGCTAGCAGAGGTGGATGCACGGACGCTGGCCCGGCACGTCACCAAGGTTGACTGTCTG GTTGCTAGGATACTGGGCGTTACCAAGGAGATGCAGACCCTAATGGGAGTCCGCTGGGGCATGGAGCTGCTCACCCTCCCCCATGGCCGGCAGCTACGACTAGACCTGCTGGAAAG GTTCCACACCATGTCCATCATGCTGGCCGTGGACATCCTGGGCTGCACGGGCTCCGCCGAGGAGCGGGCAGCGCTTCTGCACAAGACCATCCAGCTGGCAGCTGAACTTCGGGGGACAATGGGCAACATGTTCAGCTTCGCTGCGGTCATGGGCGCCCTGGATATGGCCCAG ATTGCCCGGCTGGAGCAGACATGGGTCACACTTCGGCAGCGATACACGGAGGGTGCCATCCTCTATGAGAAGAAGCTCAAGCCATTTCTGAAGAGCCTCAACGAGGGCAAAG AAGGCCCGCCGCTGAGCAACACCACGTTCCCCCATGTGCTGCCACTCATCACTCTGCTGGAGTGTGACTCGGCCCCTGCCGAGGGCCCTGAGCCCTGGGGCAGCACAGAACACGGCGTAGAGGTGGTGCTGGCCCACCTGGAGGCTGCCCGCACGGTGGCGCACCATGGAGGCCTGTATCACACCAACGCTGAGGTCAAGCTGCAAG GGTTCCAGGCCCGGCCAGAGCTTCTGGAGGTGTTCAGCACAGAGTTCCAGATGCGCCTCCTCTGGGGCAGCCAGGGCGCCAGCAGCAACCAGGCCCGGCGCTATGAGAAGTTTGACAAGGTTCTCACAGCCCTGTCCCACAAACTGGAGCCTGCTGTCCGCTCCAGTGAGCTGTGA
- the SH2D3C gene encoding SH2 domain-containing protein 3C isoform X2 → MTEGPKKASRKFKFFKFKGLGSLSNLPRSFTLKRSSTSSSIESHLEPDTFEATQDDMVTVPKSPPAYARSSDMYSHMGTMPRLSIKKARDPQATHKTKEVSLEPHLVAQGLPNPPGLEAAKEVVVETKPPMEDTPAVGPNPSAMSPTEKPKDPREDRKEERAPRNVPPERVAGEPEAGGDYVKFSKEKYILDSSPEKLHKELEEELKLSSTDLRSHAWYHGRIPREVSETLVQRNGDFLIRDSLTSLGDYVLTCRWRNQALHFKINKVVVKAGESYTHIQYLFEQESFDHVPALVRYHVGSRKAVSEQSGAIIYCPVNRTFPLRYLEACYGLGQGSSKAASPASPSGPKGGHMKRRSVTMTDGLTADKVTRSSDGCPASTSLPHPRESIRNCALSMDQIPDLHSPMSPISESPSSPAYSTVTRVHATSAAPSATALPASPVTRRSSEPQLCPGSTPKPPGESDKGPYASPSHTLCKASPSPSLSSYSDPDSGHYCQLQPPVRGSREWAMAEASGRQARSYGERLKELSENGASEGDWGRAFTAPVVEATSSFNPSTFQSLLIPKDNRPLEVGLLRKVKELLAEVDARTLARHVTKVDCLVARILGVTKEMQTLMGVRWGMELLTLPHGRQLRLDLLERFHTMSIMLAVDILGCTGSAEERAALLHKTIQLAAELRGTMGNMFSFAAVMGALDMAQIARLEQTWVTLRQRYTEGAILYEKKLKPFLKSLNEGKEGPPLSNTTFPHVLPLITLLECDSAPAEGPEPWGSTEHGVEVVLAHLEAARTVAHHGGLYHTNAEVKLQGFQARPELLEVFSTEFQMRLLWGSQGASSNQARRYEKFDKVLTALSHKLEPAVRSSEL, encoded by the exons ATGACAGAGGGACCCAAGAAAGCCAGCAGAAAGTTCA aGTTCTTCAAGTTTAAGGGCCTTGGGAGTCTTTCGAACCTCCCTCGGTCCTTCACCCTGAAAAGATCCTCAACCTCCAGCAGTATCGAGTCCCATCTGGAGCCTGACACCTTTGAGGCTACACAGGATGACATGGTGACTGTCCCCAAAAGCCCCCCTGCCTATGCCCGCTCCAGCGACATGTACAGCCACATGGGCACTATGCCTCGCCTCAGCATCAAGAAGGCTCGAGACCCACAGGCTACCCACAAGACCAAGGAGGTGAGCCTTGAACCCCACTTAGTGGCCCAAGGTCTGCCCAACCCTCCAGGCTTGGAGGCAGCcaaggaggtggtggtggagacCAAGCCCCCCATGGAGGACACCCCAGCAGTGGGACCCAACCCTTCTGCAATGAGCCCCACAGAAAAGCCTAAGGATCCcagggaagacagaaaagaagaaagagcccCCAGGAATGTGCCTCCAGAAAG gGTTGCTGGAGAGCCAGAGGCTGGCGGGGACTACGTGAAG TTCTCCAAGGAGAAGTACATCCTGGATTCCTCGCCTGAGAAACTGCACAAGGAGTTGGAAGAGGAACTCAAACTCAGTAGCACAGACCTCCGCAGCCATGCCTGGTACCATGGCCGCATCCCCCGCGAG GTGTCAGAGACCCTGGTGCAGCGCAACGGTGACTTCCTCATCCGGGACTCTCTCACCAGCCTGGGTGACTATGTGCTCACATGCCGCTGGCGCAACCAGGCCTTGCACTTCAAAATCAACAAGGTAGTGGTGAAGGCCGGTGAGAGCTACACCCACATCCAGTACCTGTTTGAGCAGGAGAGCTTCGACCACGTGCCTGCCCTTGTGCGTTATCATGTGGGCAGCCGCAAGGCCGTGTCGGAGCAGAGCGGAGCCATCATCTACTGCCCTGTCAACCGCACCTTCCCGCTGCGCTACCTGGAGGCCTGCTAtggcctgggccagggcagcAGCAAGGCCGCCAGCCCCGCCAGCCCCTCGGGCCCCAAGGGCGGCCACATGAAGCGGCGCAGCGTCACCATGACCGACGGGCTCACCGCCGACAAGGTCACCCGCAGCAGCGATGGCTGCCCTGCCAG CACATCACTGCCTCACCCCCGGGAATCTATCCGCAACTGTGCCCTCAGCATGGACCAGATCCCAGACCTGCACTCACCCATGTCACCCATCTCTGAGAGTCCCAGCTCCCCCGCCTACAGTACTG TGACCCGTGTCCACGCCACCTCTGCAGCTCCCTCAGCCACAGCGCTGCCTGCCTCCCCCGTCACCCGCCGCTCCAGTGAACCCCAGCTGTGTCCCGGAAGTACCCCAAAGCCACCTGGGGAGTCGGACAAGGGTCCTTATGCCAGCCCCTCCCACACGCTCTGCAAGGCCTCCCCATCGCCATCACTCAGCAGCTACAGTGACCCGGACTCTGGCCATTACTGCCAGCTCCAGCCTCCTGTTCGTGGCAGCCGAGAGTGGGCAATGGCTGAGGCCTCTGGCCGGCAGGCCAGAAGCTATGGAGAGAGGCTAAAGGAACTGTCAGAGAATGGGGCGTCAGAGGGGGACTGGGGCAGGGCCTTCACAGCCCCCGTTGTGGAAGCCACCTCTTCCTTCAACCCATCCACCTTCCAGTCACTACTGATCCCCAAGGATAACCGGCCACTGGAGGTGGGCCTCCTGCGCAAGGTCAAGGAGCTGCTAGCAGAGGTGGATGCACGGACGCTGGCCCGGCACGTCACCAAGGTTGACTGTCTG GTTGCTAGGATACTGGGCGTTACCAAGGAGATGCAGACCCTAATGGGAGTCCGCTGGGGCATGGAGCTGCTCACCCTCCCCCATGGCCGGCAGCTACGACTAGACCTGCTGGAAAG GTTCCACACCATGTCCATCATGCTGGCCGTGGACATCCTGGGCTGCACGGGCTCCGCCGAGGAGCGGGCAGCGCTTCTGCACAAGACCATCCAGCTGGCAGCTGAACTTCGGGGGACAATGGGCAACATGTTCAGCTTCGCTGCGGTCATGGGCGCCCTGGATATGGCCCAG ATTGCCCGGCTGGAGCAGACATGGGTCACACTTCGGCAGCGATACACGGAGGGTGCCATCCTCTATGAGAAGAAGCTCAAGCCATTTCTGAAGAGCCTCAACGAGGGCAAAG AAGGCCCGCCGCTGAGCAACACCACGTTCCCCCATGTGCTGCCACTCATCACTCTGCTGGAGTGTGACTCGGCCCCTGCCGAGGGCCCTGAGCCCTGGGGCAGCACAGAACACGGCGTAGAGGTGGTGCTGGCCCACCTGGAGGCTGCCCGCACGGTGGCGCACCATGGAGGCCTGTATCACACCAACGCTGAGGTCAAGCTGCAAG GGTTCCAGGCCCGGCCAGAGCTTCTGGAGGTGTTCAGCACAGAGTTCCAGATGCGCCTCCTCTGGGGCAGCCAGGGCGCCAGCAGCAACCAGGCCCGGCGCTATGAGAAGTTTGACAAGGTTCTCACAGCCCTGTCCCACAAACTGGAGCCTGCTGTCCGCTCCAGTGAGCTGTGA